The Scophthalmus maximus strain ysfricsl-2021 chromosome 7, ASM2237912v1, whole genome shotgun sequence genome includes a window with the following:
- the tigara gene encoding probable fructose-2,6-bisphosphatase TIGAR A: MAALRFGLTLVRHGETHYNKEGLLQGQTIDAPLSETGLQQAEAAGRYLKDVTFSNVFVSDMLRAQQTAETIVKHNSSCSGLEISRDPLLKERSFGVAEGGRVTDFKEMAKAAGQTLPGFTPPKGETQEQVKERVREFVEKMLQRMGDEHWHHSGEDEAWSPAVEGKPDDGLRGVPVHALVITHGAYMREAVHYIVDELHCPLPVGSDRAHVFSLSPNTGMCRFILTVRKRLDDRFELSGIRCVFVHRGEHVRQ; encoded by the exons ATGGCGGCGCTAAGGTTCGGTTTAACCCTGGTCCGACA TGGGGAGACGCATTACAACAAAGAAGGACTTCTACAAG gTCAGACTATAGACGCTCCCCTCTCGGAGACCGGGCTGCAGCAGGCGGAGGCTGCGGGCCGCTACCTGAAGGACGTCACGTTCAGCAACGTGTTTGTCAGCGATATGCTGCGAGCCCAGCAG acGGCTGAAACGATCgtgaaacacaacagcagttGTTCTGGTCTAGAAATATCACGGGACCCTTTGCTCAAAGAAAGA AGCTTTGGAGTAGCAGAGGGTGGACGAGTGACGGATTTCAAAGAGATGGCCAAGGCTGCCGGTCAGACGCTGCCGGGCTTCACTCCTCCGAAGGGGGAGACGCAGGAGCAG GTGAAGGAGCGGGTCAGAGAGTTCGTGGAGAAAATGCTCCAGCGAATGGGGGACGAGCACTGGCATCACAGCGGGGAGGACGAAGCGTGGTCGCCCGCTGTGGAGGGGAAGCCGGACGACGGGCTCAGGGGCGTTCCCGTCCACGCGTTGGTCATCACCCACGGAGCCTACATGCGCGAGGCCGTGCATTACATTGTGGACGAGTTGCACTGTCCTTTGCCCGTGGGCTCCGACAGAGCACACGTGTTCTCTTTGAGTCCAAACACGGGTATGTGTCGGTTCATACTCACCGTGAGAAAACGGTTAGACGACCGCTTCGAGTTGTCGGGGATCCGCTGCGTGTTCGTCCACAGGGGAGAACATGTGAGACAgtag
- the LOC118315748 gene encoding fibroblast growth factor 23-like has protein sequence MRPAFFSLLLAAVHVSVLVDCRPRPRDPERPPDPRRSGSHAGRRADTPAGTGRFNLEPSGSMKGGVHRHFLVVLPVRTDTSVFVSIFDLRRKRFLCMDFKGELYMSRQRDKGECLFQRVWVDVANHHDVFYSASGGELLKLEGAERHRERPGRPPAAPRERVLGPSARRQRRSDEVNPSDPLRTHSHPSGAAKDQKDAASPGQPEQDQAGAVSKETITSCDDPLRVLQPNGPVSPVKTNIADRAEQD, from the exons ATGCGACCAGCTTTCTTCTCACTCCTTCTCGCTGCCgtacatgtgtctgtgctgGTGGATTGTAGACCGAGGCCCCGGGACCCAGAGCGACCACCGGACCCTCGGCGGAGCGGCTCCCACGCGGGGCGACGCGCGGATACACCCGCCGGTACGGGGCGATTTAACTTGGAACCGAGTGGATCAATGAAAGGAGGCGTTCACAGGCACTTTCTAG TTGTTTTGCCAGTAAGAACAGACACAAGCGTCTTTGTGTCAATATTTGATTTGAGAAGAAAGCGGTTCCTCTGCATGGACTTCAAGGGAGAGCTGTACATGTCA AGGCAAAGGGACAAAGGCGAGTGCCTCTTCCAGCGCGTCTGGGTAGATGTGGCGAACCACCACGACGTGTTTTACTCTGCGAGCGGGGGCGAGCTGCTCAAACTGGAGGGAGCCGAGCGGCACCGGGAGCGGCCCGGACGCCCCCCCGCGGCGCCGAGGGAGAGGGTCCTGGGTCCCTCggcgaggagacagaggaggagcgaCGAGGTGAACCCCTCCGACCCGTTGAGAACGCACTCGCACCCCTCAGGCGCTGCCAAAGATCAAAAGGACGCCGCGTCTCCGGGGCAGCCCGAGCAGGACCAGGCCGGTGCCGTGTCCAAAGAGACCATCACCTCCTGCGACGACCCGCTGAGGGTCTTACAACCCAACGGGCCCGTCAGTCCTGTCAAGACTAACATCGCAGACCGGGCAGAACAAGACTAA
- the LOC118315749 gene encoding fibroblast growth factor 6-like encodes MAVAQRLLVSMSCEAGAPHWTLTALAVLLGVLLGVVSAYPLPGARTNATALLERRWETLFSRSVLGISGEKPEPSWESDYLLGIKRVRRLYCNVGIGFHLQVLPDGGINGAHNENQYSLIEISTVERGVVSLFGVRSELFVAMNSRGRLYGTTVFHDECKFKESLLANNYNAYESLAYRGSYIALSKHGRVKRGNKATTAMTVTHFLPRI; translated from the exons ATGGCCGTGGCGCAGAGGCTCCTCGTCAGTATGTCCTGCGAGGCCGGCGCGCCGCACTGGACGCTGACCGCGCTGGCGGTGCTGCTGGGCGTCCTGCTGGGCGTCGTGTCCGCGTACCCGCTGCCGGGCGCCAGGACGAACGCCACCGCGCTGCTGGAGAGGCGCTGGGAGACGCTGTTCTCCCGCTCCGTGCTGGGCATCTCCGGGGAGAAACCGGAGCCGAGCTGGGAGAGCGACTATCTGCTGGGCATCAAGCGCGTGCGGCGGCTCTACTGCAACGTGGGCATCGGGTTCCACCTGCAGGTGCTCCCCGACGGCGGGATCAACGGCGCACATAATGAGAACCAGTACA GTCTAATAGAGATCTCCACGGTGGAGAGAGGGGTGGTGAGCCTGTTCGGGGTGAGGAGCGAGCTGTTTGTCGCAATGAACAGCCGCGGGAGGTTGTACGGAACG ACAGTCTTCCATGACGAGTGCAAGTTCAAGGAGAGTTTGCTCGCGAACAACTACAACGCCTACGAGTCTCTGGCGTACAGAGGCTCCTACATAGCGCTCAGCAAGCACGGCCGCGTGAAGCGGGGCAACAAGGCCACCACCGCCATGACCGTGACGCACTTCCTACCCCGAATATGA
- the slc45a3 gene encoding solute carrier family 45 member 3, which yields MPGWRSQWRLVLLNSLTCGLEICVAAGITYVPPLLLEAGVEERYMTMVLGIGPVLGLLFIPLIGSASDHCNSSYGRRRPFIWLLSLGVLLALFIIPHADVLAARFAWGGRTFQVGFLILGVGLLDFCGQVCFTPLEALLSDLYRDEEDCSQAFAMFAFMVSLGGCVGYLLPALDWSSGLLSVYLGGQAECLFTLLILIFVSSVLITMKVSEEPSFAGGGLAGSGSLLESGAVVLEAGRCGVPRSCCYLLKCKLRLLKSGPLLCLLRTCWSMTPAIYRSYCHVPRVMRQLCVAQLCSWMAVMSFMLFYTDFVGEGLYEGVPSALPGSMSKKRYDEGIRMGSLGLFLQCATSTFFSLVMNHLVRRFGSRWVYLSSMVSFTLSALVICLSKSVVLVTVMASLTGFAYATLQTLPYTLTCHYHKEKEIYMPKRKTKSIHKNGITSKRDSAYLTPVEQEGGLNHKAGVPYGQAFLGQDGYEYYPTPNGQNGSSHSPGGAEQAEADLGYENRGVGLDFAILDSTFLLSQVFPTLFMGMIVQFAQSVTAYIACSAFFGAVAIYLARHIVFDQKDLKC from the exons GTATCGGTCCAGTGCTCGGCCTCCTGTTCATCCCTCTGATCGGCTCAGCCAGTGACCACTGCAACAGCAGCTACGGCAGGAGGCGGCCCTTCATCTGGCTGCTGTCTCTGGGGGTCCTACTGGCACTGTTCATCATTCCCCACGCCGATGTCCTGGCCGCCCGTTTTGCCTGGGGCGGACGCACCTTTCAG GTGGGCTTCCTCATCCTCGGGGTGGGACTCCTCGACTTTTGTGGACAAGTGTGCTTCACGCCGCTGGAGGCTCTTTTGTCGGACCTGTACCGGGACGAGGAGGACTGCAGTCAGGCCTTCGCCATGTTCGCTTTCATGGTCAGCCTGGGAGGATGTGTGGGTTACCTGCTACCCGCGCTGGACTGGAGCAGTGGCCTACTCTCCGTTTACCTCGGAGGCCAAGCCGAGtgcctcttcaccctcctcatcctcatcttcgtCTCCAGCGTGCTCATCACCATGAAGGTGTCAGAAGAGCCCTCGTTCGCCGGCGGTGGCCTGGCGGGCTCCGGGTCTCTATTGGAGTCTGGCGCCGTCGTATTGGAGGCCGGCCGGTGCGGCGTGCCGCGCTCCTGCTGCTACCTGCTGAAGTGCAAGCTGCGGCTGCTGAAGTCCGGGCCGCTGCTGTGCCTGCTGAGGACATGCTGGTCCATGACTCCGGCCATCTACCGGAGCTACTGCCACGTGCCGCGGGTGATGAGGCAGCTGTGCGTGGCGCAGCTCTGCAGCTGGATGGCCGTCATGTCCTTCATGCTCTTCTACACGGACTTTGTGGGGGAAGGCCTGTACGAGGGCGTGCCCAGCGCGCTACCGGGGAGCATGTCCAAGAAGCGATACGACGAAG GTATCCGTATGGGCAGCCTGGGCCTGTTCCTGCAGTGTGCTACGTCAACCTTCTTCTCCCTGGTCATGAATCATCTGGTCCGGCGCTTCGGCTCCCGCTGGGTCTACCTGAGCAGTATGGTGAGCTTCACGCTCTCCGCTCTGGTCATCTGCCTGTCCAAGAGCGTGGTCCTGGTCACCGTGATGGCATCTCTCACGGGCTTCGCGTACGCCACACTGCAGACGCTGCCGTACACGCTCACCTGCCACTACCACAAGGAGAAAGAG atCTAtatgccaaaaagaaaaaccaaaagcatACATAAAAATGGGATTACAAGCAAGCGGGACTCTGCGTATTTGACTCCTGTGGAACAGGAGGGTGGACTGAACCACAAAGCGGGGGTTCCGTACGGACAGGCCTTCCTCGGCCAGGACGGTTACGAGTACTACCCCACGCCAAACGGCCAGAATGGCTCGTCTCACAGCCCCGGTGGCGCTGAACAGGCGGAGGCGGACCTTGGGTACGAGAATCGTGGCGTGGGTTTGGACTTTGCCATCTTGGACagcaccttcctcctctctcaggtcTTCCCCACCCTCTTCATGGGCATGATCGTCCAGTTCGCACAGTCCGTCACCGCCTACATCGCCTGCTCCGCCTTCTTCGGCGCCGTCGCCATCTACCTGGCCAGGCACATTGTCTTTGACCAGAAGGACCTCAAATGCTGA